From Halorussus lipolyticus:
GACCCGTCCTCCGGCGCGCTGGCAGACGGCGGCGGAGCGATGGTCTCTGAGGGTTCGACCCCCGGCGTCTCGAACGTCCGGTTCGACCCGCTCCGTGTCGGTTCGCTGACGACCACGACGACGAGTTCGACCGCCACCACGACGACGAGTCCGACCGCAACCACGACGGCGAGTCCGACCGCAACCACGACCGGCGCGGCCCCGACTGCGACCGCGACGACCGGAACTGAGACGAACGGAACCGCGACGACTGCGATGGGGTCGGCCAACACGACCACCGAGGCGCTCGACGCCACCACCGGCACCGAGACGAAAGCCTCCGGCGAGGACGCCGAAGCGACTGGCGGCGAGGCCTCGACGCCCGGATTCACCCCCGTCACTGCGGTCGTGGCGGTGCTGACGTTCGCCCTCCTCGCAGTGCGAAACCGACAGTCGTAGCCAACACAGCCGACCGTCGGCCGAATCGTCTTCGAGGAGTACAATCGGTTCGGACTTCGCCAACGAAGGCGAGTCCGACCGTGAAACGGTATTTTTCATGCCCGAAGTGGAAGAATTATAAACGTCTGGATATGACCGAAAAGCGAGAGATGAGTTCCGGAGAACGCTCACACGGATTTAGCACGCACCGATTCGCAGAGATACTGGCCACCGCGGTGGCCCTCCTCGTGGTCTCGTCGGCGGTCGTCACGCCGGTCGCCGGAGCGGTCGCACCCGGCAGTAGCGCCAACACATCGGCCACGCAGACCAAGACTATTTCGAGTTGTCCGAAAGCCCCCATCACCCAGTCCGGGGTCTACACGCTGACCAGCAATCTGACCAACAGTACCGCCGACGGGTGCATCGAAATCGACGCCAGCGACGTGGTTATCGACGGCAACGGCCACACGCTGACGGGAACCGGCGAGGGCAACCTCAGCGCGTTCTACGCTTCGAGCGCCGTCGCCCCGCAGAAGGGGACGCCCGGCATCGAGAACGTCACTATCAAAAACGTCCGCGCTGAGGGCTGGACCCGGTCGGTATGGGTTCGCCGGGCGTCCGACGTGACCGTCACCGACAGCCATCTGCGCGACGGCCTCCGAGGCGTCGTCTTCTACAAGGTGAACGACTCGTCCGTCACCGACGTGACCGCCACGCAGTTCGCGGAGGGCGTCGTCTTCTGGACCGCCCGGAACACGACCGTCGCTCGAAACAACCTCTCGGACAACGACGGGCGCGGCATCCACGTCGGAGCCTATCCGTTCGAGAACAGCAGTAGCCGGCGAGTCCGCATCGTCAACAACACGCTCAACCACAACTTCCTCTTCGGGGCGTTCGTCTCGCAGGCCTCGGAGTACACGACGATAGAGAACAACACCGCCGTCGGCAACCGACTCAACGGTATCAACGTCACTAACGGGTCCGACCACACTGCCGTCGCCGACAACACGGTCCTCGACACGACCGGCGACGTGGGCGCTCCGTTCGGACAACCGAGCGGTATCGCCGTCTCCGACTCGAAGCACGTCAAAGTCGTCGGCAACACCGTCCAAAACAACAGCGGCAACGGTATCAACGTCACCGACACGCGGAAGTTCCCGGAGAACAGTTCGAGCGTGACCGTCACCAGCAACAGCGTCCGCGGGAACGCCCTCCACGGGATTCGCGTCGAGGGGTCGCCACAGACCGGAATCGGCAACAACACCATCGTTGCGAACCGACTGGGCGGCATCCTCCTCGAAGACTCCCCCGCGAGTCTGCTCTCGAACAACGACGTATCCGCTCACCTCAAGCGGGCGGACAACACATCGACCGGTCTCGAACTCCGCGGTGACTACCGGAACGTCAACGTCTTCGACAACGGCTTCCAAGACAACTGGGTCGGCGTCGAGGTGGCGAACGGTTCCCACGGTCCCGCCATCCGTTCCAACCGAATCGAGACGAACAACTACGCCGGCGTCCTCCTCGAGGCAGGTGCCCCGGCGAACCGAGTCCAGATTCACAACAACAACCTCGGCGGGAACGTCGAGTACGGCGTCTACAACCACGAGGACAACGCCGTGGTGAACGCGACCGGTAACTACTGGGGCGAGGCCAGCGGGCCGTCGTCGAACTCGTCGGACAGTGATGCGCCGTTCGAGGACCCGGACACGGGCGCGCTCGCCTCCGGCAACGGGTCAGCCGTCTCGGAAGGTTCGACCGCGGGCGTCTCGAACGTCCAGTTCGACCCCGCGAAGAACGCATCGGCCGCAACCGGGAGTTCGCCCGGATTCACCCCCGCAACCGTGGTCGTGGCATTGCTGGCGCTGGCGTTGCTGGCGCTCCGACCGCGCGAGGAGTCGGACTGACGAACACGCTCGCCGACCACGCAATTGTTTTCGTTTTCTAAAGCCGTATTTTGATTGCCCGTCTGGGTACGCTACGTCGGTGAAGCGACTCCGCACCGAATCAAGCGACGGTTACAGTTCCTCGGCCAACTCCTCGGCCACCTTCCGCCCCAACTCCGATTTCGTCCCCTCGTACTCCCGCGTGCTGTTCTCGCGGACGAACAGCGTCCGGGTCTGGTCGTCGCCCATGACGCTGGCGTCGTTGGCGACGACGAACGAGAGGTCCGCGCGCTGGCGGGTGTCGCGGGCCGCCGAAATCATCGCCGCGTCGTCGCCCGATGTCTCGGCCTTGAACCCGACGATGGGCAGGTCGCTGACCGCTCGAACCGAGTCGATGAGTTTCGGCGTCGGCGTCAGGTCGAGGCTGAGGTCCTTCCCGGACCGAATCTTCTCGTCTGCAGTCTCGACGGTGTAGTCCGAGATGGCCGCGGCCGAGACCAGCGCGTCTGCGGCACCCGCCGAGGCCCGGTCTACGACTTCTTCGGTCATCTCCTCGGCGGTTTCGACCTGCGCGACTTCGGCGTAGGGAACGTCCTCGCCGTCGTGGACCAGCGTCACGTCCGCGCCGAGGACGTAGCAGGCCCGAGCGACCGCCCGACCGGTCTTGCCCGACGAGCGATTCGTCAGGACGCGCACCGGGTCGATGGGTTCGCTGGTCGCGCCGCTGGTCACGACCACGTTCGCGCCCTCGAAGCGGTCGGGCGAGACGGCGCGGGCGACCTCGGTGGCGATGGCGTCCTCGGTGGCGATTTTGGCCTTGCCCTCCTCGATTCGGGGCGCGACGAACTCGACGCCCCACGACTCTACTCTGTCGATGGCCTCCAGCACGCCGGGGTGGTCGTACATCGGTTCGTGCATGGCGGGAGCGATGACCGTCGGGACGCCCGCGCCGAGGGCGGTGGTCGCGCAGGTGGTGACGGGCGAATCGTCGATTGCGGACGCGATTTTGCCGACCGTGTTGGCGGTCGCTGGCGCAATCAGGAACACGTCGGCCCACCCGTCCCGACCGCAGAGTTCGACGTGTTCGACGTCGCCCGTAATCTCGGTTACGACGGGGTTGTTCGTTGCGAACTCGACCGCCCAAGGGTGAACGATTCCCTGCGCGCTGTCGGTCGTGACCGCCCGGACCGACGCGCCGCGGCGGCGGAGTTCGTGGGCCAACTCGACTACCTTCACCGCCGCGATGCTACCGGTCACACCCAGCGCGACGTTGACTCCCGCGAGCATTACCCGACGTTCGGTTCCTGATAGGTTAAAGAGGTACGGGTTGCGGTCGGTCCCGGCGGACCACCGAACTCGTCGCAACGAGACCGTTCGGGGATATTTTAAACCAGTAAGTCTGCATTGAACAGTCGGAACAGTCGGAACGGACGGTCGAAATCGGCGGGACCGAAGTACCGGTTAATGTACCCCCGGCGCTACGTGGTTCACGTATGACGGACCAATTCGGAAACGAGACAATCGAGGACGTAAGCGAGGCTTTCAATCTACTCAGAAACGCCCGACGCCGCGGCGTCCTCTACGTCCTCCGGCAGAAGGGCCAGACCGGCGTGAAGACGCTCGCCCGGCGCATCTCGGCGTGGCAGTCCGGCGAGGGCGAACGGGCACCCGACTCAGCAGACGTCGAGATGTCGCTGGTTCACTCGCACCTGCCCAAACTGCAGGCGGCGGATGTGGTCGAGTACGACCGCGAGGCGGGCACGGTCGAACTCGCCGAGTCCGCGAGGAACCTCGACCCGCTCCTGCGTTGCACTCGGGAGCGCGAACCCGGATTCTCCACCGGCGTCACTCTGCAAATGTCGAACGTGTAGCGCCGACCTGTTGACGAGTCCGGACGTGACGATTCGCTTTCTTCGACGCAGAACCTGTCACTGGCGAGACGCACGGGATGCTGGACGCGAAACGCACGAGTAGCGAGCGGGGTCTCTCGGTCGAAACAAGCGGCAAGAAAGATTACGCTTCGAGGAGCGTGTCGTCGTACTCGCCAGCGTCCACCTTCTCCTTGAACTCTCGGGCGTCGTCGCCCTCGATGGTGACGCCCAGCGAGGCGCAGGTGCCGACGATTTCCTTCGCGGCGTTCTTGGTGTCGTAGGCGAGCAGGTCCGGGGACTTCTGCTCGGCGATGGTCTTGACCTGTTCGATGGAGAGGTCCGCGACGAAATCCTCTTGGGGTTCGCCGCTTCCGGTCTCGAAACCGGCCTCGTCCTTGATGAGCGCCGCCGTCGGCGGGACGCCCACTTCGATTTCGAAGCTACCGTCGTCCTCGACCGTGATGGTCACGGGGACCTCGGTGCCGTCGAATGCTTCGGTCTGGTCGTTGATTTCGTTGACGACCTCCTGTACGTTAACCGGGGTCGGTCCGAGTTCCGGACCGAGCGGCGGACCGGGGTCCGCCTGCCCGCCAGCGACGAGTACTTCTATCGTCTCAGCCATACCTAAACGAACCCGCGCGGCGGTTTTAAGGCTTGCTAAGTCAGTCGTTCACTGGAAGCGCACGCCGCGACCGCTCAGAAACTCGCTGGCGTCCCGAATTTCGACCGGACTCCCGATGACGCGGACGAACTCGCCGCCCGCCTCGTCGCCGACCTCGGAGAAGGTGAGGGTGAATCGCTCGTCCAACGCTGGCCGGAACTCCTCCAGCAGGTCCGCCGGGAGGACGAGTTGCGTAGTCTCGCGGAGAGCGACCGGTTCGGGCATCGTCGTATGGGAGTTGTTCTCTACCGATGGTATCAACGTGTCGAAATCCCAGCGCGACTCGGCACACAGTCCCGAAGAAAGAAAGGGTTTTTCGGCCCGTGCGACCGATTGACTGGTAATGGGACTGGAGGAAGAAATCGAGGACCTCCGCGAGGAGATAGCCGAGACTCCGTACAACAAGTCCACGGAGGCACACATCGGACGGCTCAAGGCCAAACTCGCGGAGAAAAAGGAGAAACTCGAAAACCAGTCCTCCGCCGGCGGTGGCGAGGGCTACCACGTCGAGAAGCACGGCGACGCGACGGTGGCGTTCGTCGGATTCCCCAGCGTCGGGAAGTCCACGCTGTTGAACTCGCTGACCGCCGCCGAGAGCGAGACGGGGAGCTACGAGTTCACGACGCTCGACGTGAACCCCGGCATGCTTCAGTACAACGGCGCGAACATCCAACTGCTGGACGTGCCGGGTCTCATCGAGGGCGCGGCCCAAGGCCGGGGTGGCGGACAGGAGGTCCTGTCTGTGGTCCGAGCGGCCGACTTAGTGGTGTTCGTCCTCTCGGTCTTCGAAATCGACCAGTACGAGCGCCTCAAGAAGGAACTCTACGCCAACAAGATTCGCCTCGACCAGTCGCCCCCGAGCGTCAAAATTGCCAAGAAGGGCAAGGGCGGGATTCGGGTCACGTCGAGCGTGGACTTAGACCTCCCGAAGGACGTGGTGAAGGAAGTCCTCAGAGAACACGGCTACGTCAACGCCGACGTGACCGTCCGCGAGCAGGTTGACATCGACCGCCTCGTTGACGGCGTGATGGACAACCGCGAGTACATTCCCTCCATCGTCTCGGTCAACAAGGTGGACCTCATCGAACCCGATTACATCGACACGGTTCACGAGGAGCTTCGAGAGTTCGACATCAATCCCGACGAGGCCGTCTTCATCTCCGCCGTGGAGGAGAAGGGCCTCGACTCGCTCAAAGAGACCATCTGGAAGGAACTGGGCCTGATGCGAATTTACATGGACAAGCCCGGTCGCGGCGTGGACAAGGACGAACCGCTTGTCCTCGAAAAGGGTTCGACCGTCGGCGACGCCGCCCGGAAACTCGGCGGCGAACTCGAAGACCGGTTCCGGTTCGCCCGCGTCTCCGGGCCGAGCGCCAAGCACGACGAGCAACAGGTCGGTAAGGACCACGAACTCGCCGACGAGGACGTCCTCCGACTCATCGTCCGGAAGTGAGAGGGCGACTGCTCGCGCTAGCGGCGATGTTTTTCCTCCCGTGGTCGGTGTTCACTACTGGGGATTTGGTGTTCGCGTGGGGACTGGTGAACCTCGACCCGCTCCACCTCACGACGCTTCCGGACTACCTGTTCGTCTACACTCGGGGACTCCCCCGGCGACTCCTCGCGTGGCCCGTCTCGGTTCTCCTCTATCTGTTGGCGCTCGGAAGCGCGCTTCTGGGCCTCGTCGGGCGCGAGGACGGCCGGGTCACGGGTGGCCTGCTGGTCTTCGCGGGCGTCAGCGGCCTCCAGTTCGCGCTCGGGATGACCCGGCGGGGGCTCGTCGTGGTTCCGGTCGGGGTCGTCCTCGTCTGGACCGCGGCGTGGTGGTTCTACTGGTCCGACATCCGGCGCGCGGTCTGGAAGTGAGCCTTCGGGACGTATTTTGTGTTTCGAGAGAGATAATAACATTTCTTTAAGACATGTAGGGGTTTGTTTCTGGTTGCTGGCCGAACATATTAGATTGTCTTCTGCGCGTGCCCACGCGCGACCCGAACCGGATACGGGTCGCGGTGGTGCGAGACGCGCTCCGGTTTCCGCGAGCGGTAGCCTTTTCGGCCCAGAACGACCAGTTTCGAACGCATGAACGCCACGCTCGACCACGTGATGATGCGCGTAGAGGACTTAGACGAAACCCTCGACTGGTACCAGACTCACCTCGACTACGAGGAGAAGGGTCGCTGGGAGGCCGACACGTTCACCAACGTCTACCTCGGTCCCGAGGACCTACACGACGAGGGCGCTGTCCTCGAAATCACGTATAATCACGACGACCGGACCTACGAGATGGGCGATGCGTGGGGTCACATCGCCGTGCGCGTGGATGACGTGTACGACGCCTACGAACAACTGATGGACGAGGGCGTCGAGGACTACCGCGACCCCGACTCCTGTGGCGGTTCCTACGCCTTCGTCAAGGACCCCGATGGCCACGAGGTCGAAATCGTCGAGCGCGATTACGGCGCGCGCTGGAGCCTCGACCACACCATGATTCGCGTCGAGGACGCCGACGAGGCCCTCGGTTGGTACACCCGAAAGCTTGAGTACGAACACACCGGTCGCTGGGAGTCCGACACCTTCGCCAACTACTTCATGAAGCCCGAGGAGGCGGCCGACGAGGCGATGGCCGTGGAACTCACCTACAACTACGACGGCCGGAGCTACACGATGGGCGACGCGTGGGGCCATCTCGCGGTCCGCGCCGACGACTTGCAGGACGACTGGACGACGCTGATGGAGCGCGACGCCGAGGACTACCGCAATCCCGAGTCCTGCGACAACCGCTACGCGTTCACCAAGGACCAAGACGGCCACGAAATCGAGGTCATCGAGCGCGACGAGTGAGCCAGCTATTCTCGTAACTTGACCGACTAACCCGTCTGCGAGTAAAAATACGGAATACACTCGTTCTCTCCGGAGCGAACGGGAGAAACGGTCTGTTTCTTTATAAGATAATTTCGGCTGAGCAGAGTAATCTCTCTGCGCGTAACAGGCTGTAACCCCCCGTTTCGGGCGTGAGAAGGGTTGACCTCCCGACGAGAATACCACAAAGCACTTATAACCACGGCTTAACCTTTGGCCTGTACCCCTACCCATGGTGGCAGTAGCGAGTACAGGTGGCCCACACCCGGAGCGATTTCGGGTTCCCCCGAGGGTCGCAGGAAAGGTGCTGTCGCCGACCGAATAACCAACCCAACCATGACAAACACAACAGACAAGCTACGCAGTGTCTTCCTGTCGGCCCTGCTGGTCATGTCGGTCGTCGCCGGCGTGACTGCATCCGCGGGAAGTGCCGCCGCAGTAGCTAATCTCGATGACGACTCCATCGTCTTCCAAGGCGAGACGGTCGTTGCACAGAACGGCGACTGGAGTAGCGACACGGTTCAGCTGTACACCTACGACAACGGTGTCGGCACCTACGTTGACCAGTACACCGCGGACGGTAGCGGTGAAATCTCGTTCTCGTCGGCCGACCTCGAAGGCAAGTACATCCTTCAGGGTCCCGACCAGAGCGGTAACAACGGCACTCAGTTCCAAGTCGTGCCCCAGACGTTCTCGCTGAAGAAGACGAACGTCTCCACGACGACTGACGCCAACAACATCACCGTCAACCTGGACAAGACCAACCGTGCGGGCAACTTCACGGTTAACGTCACGTCCACCGCCGACGGCTTCAACAACCAGACGAACATCGTGGTCAACCGCGACAACCAGACCTCGATCGACGTCGCGGTTGGTTCGCTCGCCGACACGGCCGGTACGGGCAACTACACGCTGAGCGTTGACGTTACGGACACCACCGCGTCCGAGGACATCAACCTCGAATTCACCGAGCCCGGCTCGGTCACTGCCTTCTTCCCCGACAGCGTCATCAGCGACGAGCGCGGTGACGTGGTTGACATCCCGGTCGAGATGGAGAACACCGACACCGCTAACGTCACCATCGGTTCCTCCGACGTGAACTTCGTCGCCGACGTTCACGTCGAGGACGGTGACGACGACGGCTCCAACGCGACCATCCAGCTCAACACCGCACTGACCCCCGGCCACTCCGAGTTCATCACCCTCGAGGACGACTCGGACAGCTTCGTCACGAACACGGCTAACGACAACGACAGCGACGGTGTCGTCTACCGTGCCGGTGAGAACCTCGAAACCCCGCTCGCCTCGGGTAACTACGAGCTGAGCATCGCCATCGAGGACGACAACGCGAACGGTAACTGGCGAGCCGTCAACGTTGCCACGATGTCGATCAGCCAGCGTTCGACCGACGCCGCCCAGTCGTGGATCGCCCCCGACTCCGCAGTCACTGGCGACACGACGGTCAGCGACCTGCCCGGCATCGTCACCGACCGCGACAACGTCGCTGACGGTGACTACGCCATCGTTCAGGTTCAGGCCTCCGGCCTCTACGGCGACCTCAACAAGAGCCAGCTCAGCTCGGCGGCCAGCTCCGACGGTCTCGACTTCACCGTCACGCAGGCCAACCCCGGCCCGAACTCCAACCCGAACACCTTCTCGGGTAACAACGCCGCCGTGAGCCTGTTCCAAGACCCCGACAACAACACGTTCTACGTGGCCATCGACACCGACGCAGTTGACGCTGACGCCAGCGACAGCCGCACGGGTCTCGCAACCGGCGAATGGAA
This genomic window contains:
- a CDS encoding right-handed parallel beta-helix repeat-containing protein, with protein sequence MSSGERSHGFSTHRFAEILATAVALLVVSSAVVTPVAGAVAPGSSANTSATQTKTISSCPKAPITQSGVYTLTSNLTNSTADGCIEIDASDVVIDGNGHTLTGTGEGNLSAFYASSAVAPQKGTPGIENVTIKNVRAEGWTRSVWVRRASDVTVTDSHLRDGLRGVVFYKVNDSSVTDVTATQFAEGVVFWTARNTTVARNNLSDNDGRGIHVGAYPFENSSSRRVRIVNNTLNHNFLFGAFVSQASEYTTIENNTAVGNRLNGINVTNGSDHTAVADNTVLDTTGDVGAPFGQPSGIAVSDSKHVKVVGNTVQNNSGNGINVTDTRKFPENSSSVTVTSNSVRGNALHGIRVEGSPQTGIGNNTIVANRLGGILLEDSPASLLSNNDVSAHLKRADNTSTGLELRGDYRNVNVFDNGFQDNWVGVEVANGSHGPAIRSNRIETNNYAGVLLEAGAPANRVQIHNNNLGGNVEYGVYNHEDNAVVNATGNYWGEASGPSSNSSDSDAPFEDPDTGALASGNGSAVSEGSTAGVSNVQFDPAKNASAATGSSPGFTPATVVVALLALALLALRPREESD
- the coaBC gene encoding bifunctional phosphopantothenoylcysteine decarboxylase/phosphopantothenate--cysteine ligase CoaBC, whose translation is MLAGVNVALGVTGSIAAVKVVELAHELRRRGASVRAVTTDSAQGIVHPWAVEFATNNPVVTEITGDVEHVELCGRDGWADVFLIAPATANTVGKIASAIDDSPVTTCATTALGAGVPTVIAPAMHEPMYDHPGVLEAIDRVESWGVEFVAPRIEEGKAKIATEDAIATEVARAVSPDRFEGANVVVTSGATSEPIDPVRVLTNRSSGKTGRAVARACYVLGADVTLVHDGEDVPYAEVAQVETAEEMTEEVVDRASAGAADALVSAAAISDYTVETADEKIRSGKDLSLDLTPTPKLIDSVRAVSDLPIVGFKAETSGDDAAMISAARDTRQRADLSFVVANDASVMGDDQTRTLFVRENSTREYEGTKSELGRKVAEELAEEL
- a CDS encoding DUF7344 domain-containing protein — translated: MTDQFGNETIEDVSEAFNLLRNARRRGVLYVLRQKGQTGVKTLARRISAWQSGEGERAPDSADVEMSLVHSHLPKLQAADVVEYDREAGTVELAESARNLDPLLRCTREREPGFSTGVTLQMSNV
- a CDS encoding 50S ribosomal protein L11 codes for the protein MAETIEVLVAGGQADPGPPLGPELGPTPVNVQEVVNEINDQTEAFDGTEVPVTITVEDDGSFEIEVGVPPTAALIKDEAGFETGSGEPQEDFVADLSIEQVKTIAEQKSPDLLAYDTKNAAKEIVGTCASLGVTIEGDDAREFKEKVDAGEYDDTLLEA
- a CDS encoding OBG GTPase family GTP-binding protein yields the protein MGLEEEIEDLREEIAETPYNKSTEAHIGRLKAKLAEKKEKLENQSSAGGGEGYHVEKHGDATVAFVGFPSVGKSTLLNSLTAAESETGSYEFTTLDVNPGMLQYNGANIQLLDVPGLIEGAAQGRGGGQEVLSVVRAADLVVFVLSVFEIDQYERLKKELYANKIRLDQSPPSVKIAKKGKGGIRVTSSVDLDLPKDVVKEVLREHGYVNADVTVREQVDIDRLVDGVMDNREYIPSIVSVNKVDLIEPDYIDTVHEELREFDINPDEAVFISAVEEKGLDSLKETIWKELGLMRIYMDKPGRGVDKDEPLVLEKGSTVGDAARKLGGELEDRFRFARVSGPSAKHDEQQVGKDHELADEDVLRLIVRK
- a CDS encoding TIGR04206 family protein, translating into MRGRLLALAAMFFLPWSVFTTGDLVFAWGLVNLDPLHLTTLPDYLFVYTRGLPRRLLAWPVSVLLYLLALGSALLGLVGREDGRVTGGLLVFAGVSGLQFALGMTRRGLVVVPVGVVLVWTAAWWFYWSDIRRAVWK
- a CDS encoding VOC family protein, with the protein product MNATLDHVMMRVEDLDETLDWYQTHLDYEEKGRWEADTFTNVYLGPEDLHDEGAVLEITYNHDDRTYEMGDAWGHIAVRVDDVYDAYEQLMDEGVEDYRDPDSCGGSYAFVKDPDGHEVEIVERDYGARWSLDHTMIRVEDADEALGWYTRKLEYEHTGRWESDTFANYFMKPEEAADEAMAVELTYNYDGRSYTMGDAWGHLAVRADDLQDDWTTLMERDAEDYRNPESCDNRYAFTKDQDGHEIEVIERDE
- a CDS encoding BGTF surface domain-containing protein, encoding MTNTTDKLRSVFLSALLVMSVVAGVTASAGSAAAVANLDDDSIVFQGETVVAQNGDWSSDTVQLYTYDNGVGTYVDQYTADGSGEISFSSADLEGKYILQGPDQSGNNGTQFQVVPQTFSLKKTNVSTTTDANNITVNLDKTNRAGNFTVNVTSTADGFNNQTNIVVNRDNQTSIDVAVGSLADTAGTGNYTLSVDVTDTTASEDINLEFTEPGSVTAFFPDSVISDERGDVVDIPVEMENTDTANVTIGSSDVNFVADVHVEDGDDDGSNATIQLNTALTPGHSEFITLEDDSDSFVTNTANDNDSDGVVYRAGENLETPLASGNYELSIAIEDDNANGNWRAVNVATMSISQRSTDAAQSWIAPDSAVTGDTTVSDLPGIVTDRDNVADGDYAIVQVQASGLYGDLNKSQLSSAASSDGLDFTVTQANPGPNSNPNTFSGNNAAVSLFQDPDNNTFYVAIDTDAVDADASDSRTGLATGEWNASFTVTPDFHSLVSENETVSTTFTVEDPTAEINDGNSVVVPVGETNVTGTTNLAPGTEFTVQAKAGGSFLKSANVEVGPDGSFSAPFDFSDANNGTEFTVSLRNTGANIDYDTISGTVSADAEGDQPTTTTTSSNNTTTTTTEETTTTTTTEETTTTEETTEETTTEETTTTTSSDGGIPGFGVSVALVALVAAALLALRRSN